A DNA window from Theobroma cacao cultivar B97-61/B2 chromosome 5, Criollo_cocoa_genome_V2, whole genome shotgun sequence contains the following coding sequences:
- the LOC18599214 gene encoding probable glutamate carboxypeptidase 2 has translation MSQPLTKPNNSLTSKPSPLCAFLFLIILCILGFYAVHYPPRNPQNDLLFHQIFLSSANNNTISSYLRSLTSHPHLAGTKPSLETTHYVKTHFKNLGLETHTVPFKTLLSYPLRASVSLHFDNGTVLNLPLNEIGISSYAPSGLVQPYHAYSPSGTTQGDVVFVNNGTEDDYRALEVMGVNVSGCIVIVKKGGSLSRGAAVEIAEKKGALGVLMYAEGDVSRGSFRFGVERGTVMKGVGDPLTPGWAGVEDGERLELEDNKVLDRFPGIPSLPLTFESAQVILESLGGPEAPQKWRDSSRSKLSRVGPGQVMVNFIYQGEKKLATIHNVFAVIRGSVEPDRYVLLGNHRDAWTYGAVDPNSGTAALLDIARRYALLMRKGWNPRRTIIFCSWDAEEFGMIGSTEWVEQNLVNLGAKAVAYLNVDCAVQGPGFFAGATPQLDDLIFEVTKKVKDPDSDVATIYDKWTTMNRISNIDRLSGVDSDFAPFLHHAGVSSVDIYYGRDFPVYHTAFDSFNWMINFADPFFWRHVAVAGVWGLLGLHLADDPVLPLNYLSYAKQLQGHKDVLSSFVDGSMSLTPLDASIQELASAAKRANDEAKRLMEQGFTDDLLVLKVRALNDRLMLAERGFLDTDGIKGREWFKHLIYGPRRNHESKLEFFPGISDAIAESTKMSQRDGQAAIRHEIWRVARAIRRAAVALKGELT, from the exons ATGTCTCAACCTCTCACAAAACCAAACAACAGCTTAACATCAAAACCATCGCCGCTCTGTGCTTTTCTCTTCCTCATAATCCTCTGCATTCTAGGTTTCTACGCTGTCCATTACCCACCCAGAAATCCCCAAAATGACCTTCTCTTCCACCAAATATTCCTCTCTTCTGCCAACAACAACACCATCTCTTCCTACCTCCGTTCCCTCACTTCCCACCCTCATCTCGCCGGCACAAAACCTTCGCTTGAAACGACCCACTACGTTAAAACCCACTTTAAAAACCTTGGCTTGGAAACGCATACGGTGCCGTTTAAGACCCTTTTGTCTTACCCTCTTCGTGCTTCAGTTTCATTGCATTTCGACAACGGCACCGTGTTAAACTTGCCGTTAAACGAAATTGGTATTTCTAGTTATGCTCCTTCAGGCTTGGTACAACCTTACCATGCATATTCTCCATCAGGAACGACGCAGGGTGATGTTGTTTTTGTGAACAATGGAACTGAAGATGACTATCGTGCGCTGGAAGTGATGGGGGTTAACGTTAGTGGCTGCATAGTGATAGTTAAAAAAGGTGGTAGTTTGAGCAGAGGGGCTGCTGTGGAAATAGCTGAAAAAAAAGGTGCTTTGGGGGTGCTAATGTATGCTGAAGGGGATGTTTCAAGGGGTAGTTTCCGGTTTGGAGTTGAAAGAGGGACAGTTATGAAGGGAGTTGGGGACCCTTTAACTCCTGGATGGGCTGGGGTTGAAGATGGGGAGAGGTTGGAGTTGGAGGACAATAAGGTTTTGGACAGGTTTCCTGGAATTCCATCTTTGCCCTTGACTTTTGAGAGTGCTCAGGTTATTTTAGAGTCTCTTGGGGGTCCTGAGGCGCCTCAGAAATGGAGGGATTCCAGTCGATCTAAGTTATCCCGGGTTGGACCGGGTCAGGTTATggtcaattttatttatcag GGGGAGAAAAAGTTGGCAACAATTCATAATGTATTTGCTGTCATACGGGGGTCGGTAGAGCCAGATCGCTATGTGCTTCTGGGGAATCATAGAGATGCATGGACGTATGGAGCCGTAGACCCCAATAGTGGGACTGCAGCCCTTCTTGATATTGCTCGAAGGTATGCCCTTTTGATGCGAAAGGGTTGGAACCCTAGAAGGACAATTATTTTCTGCAGTTGGGATGCTGAAGAGTTTGGAATG ATCGGTTCCACAGAGTGGGTTGAGCAGAACCTTGTGAATCTTGGTGCAAAAGCTGTGGCATATCTTAATGTTGATTGTGCAGTTCAAGGGCCTGGATTCTTTGCTGGGGCAACTCCTCAGCTAGATGATCTTATTTTTGAGGTCACAAAGAAG GTCAAGGATCCTGATTCAGATGTTGCTACAATATATGACAAGTGGACAACCATGAATAGAATTAGCAAT ATTGACAGACTAAGTGGAGTGGATTCTGATTTTGCACCCTTCTTGCATCATGCCGGGGTTTCTTCTGTTGATATATACTATGGAAGGG ATTTTCCTGTATATCATACTGCCTTTGATTCCTTCAACTGGATGATAAACTTCGCAGATCCATTCTTTTGGCGTCATGTGGCTG TGGCTGGAGTATGGGGTCTTCTAGGCCTTCACCTTGCTGATGATCCCGTTCTACCTCTCAATTATCTCTCCTATGCAAAACAATTACAG GGGCATAAAGATGTCCTGAGCAGTTTTGTAGATGGTAGCATGTCCCTCACTCCCCTAGATGCATCAATTCAAGAACTTGCATCTGCAGCTAAACGCGCTAATGATGAAGCAAAG AGACTGATGGAGCAAGGATTTACCGATGATCTTTTAGTTTTGAAGGTGCGAGCATTGAACGATAGGCTGATGCTTGCTGAAAGAGGCTTCTTAGATACAGATGGAATTAAAGGAAGGGAGTGGTTCAAGCACCTT ATTTATGGACCTCGCAGGAACCATGAGAGCAAATTGGAATTCTTCCCTGGAATATCAGATGCCATAGCTGAATCGACAAAAATGAGCCAAAGGGATGGGCAGGCAGCAATTAGGCATGAGATTTGGAGAGTTGCTAGAGCCATTCGAAGAGCTGCTGTTGCACTCAAAGGGGAACTCACCTGA
- the LOC18599213 gene encoding uncharacterized protein LOC18599213, whose protein sequence is MLKVETWRTISKMEDLITDFSKTLGSFCNHLQSSCDALKQSIDRRPIPLDSASSTFVQCLNRRVSNSTADLNLLDSMSFGTVSFEELLGHCYQIFNKNQTDLLDLEDRLKPLGYFPQLEIDDDEEEEEVLDSKERSFAVTNSVMKSLEEDPLLDESLSLKNFGLSDVCLATLASQANHKVDDSDLSFGENMKYYGDKASNTKGTYKPATDTFEVTKGEVENELHQVDAPRPAIQVSKDGYEGLPSYMTSLASWEDLLAAVEKINSSLSKKEKTKGYNYFHQDEIESLDLGPKGRAYLLLLVRMNHLVVETIDGLISYRVL, encoded by the exons atgttgaaagttgaaaccTGGCGCACAATCTCGAAAATGGAAGATTTGATAACAGATTTCAGTAAAACCTTAGGTTCATTCTGCAACCACCTTCAAAGCAGCTGCGACGCTCTCAAGCAATCCATTGACCGCCGCCCCATCCCTCTTG ATTCGGCTTCATCGACGTTCGTTCAATGCCTAAACCGCCGCGTTTCAAACTCGACCGCCGACCTCAACCTTCTCGATTCCATGTCCTTTGGCACCGTTTCCTTCGAGGAACTCTTAGGTCACTGTTATCAAATCTTCAACAAGAACCAAACCGACCTTCTCGATCTCGAAGATCGTCTCAAGCCTCTCGGCTACTTCCCTC aacttgaaattgatgatgatgaggaggAAGAGGAGGTTTTGGATTCAAAGGAGAGATCTTTCGCCGTCACAAATTCAGTAATGAAGAGTTTGGAAGAAGATCCTCT TCTTGATGAATCACTGAGTTTGAAGAATTTTGGGCTTTCTGATGTTTGTCTTGCCACCTTAGCATCTCAAG CTAATCATAAGGTCGATGACTCTGATTTATCTTTTGGAGAAAACATGAA GTATTATGGTGATAAAGCAAGCAACACCAAGGGTACATATAAGCCTGCTACAGACACCTTTGAAGTAACTAAAG GAGAAGTGGAAAATGAGCTGCATCAAGTCGACGCTCCGAGGCCTGCGATACAAGTATCCAAGGATGGATATGAAGGTCTTCCTTCTTATATGACAAGCCTAGCATCATGGGAG GATCTGCTTGCTGCTGTTGAAAAGATCAACTCAAGTCTgagcaagaaagagaaaacaaaaggatATAACTATTTCCACCAAGATGAAATTGAATCCTTGGACTTGG GGCCTAAAGGACGAGCTTATTTGCTGCTACTTGTGCGTATGAATCATCTTGTGGTAGAGACCATTGACGGGCTGATTTCTTATCGAGTCCTGTGA
- the LOC18599217 gene encoding uncharacterized protein LOC18599217, producing MVKSKQRQLATKHANKKNAQGGNLDSSNPNIELDLLGEDGWVVVKKQRVTILIPPLPVATKSKITNQGPGQLEAMPRKEVEDQSRLSVQTCSKLPSGNGQEKSTSSAHRKGIEITRSPAQHILTLARSPAQGVRLEPEISSQLVTLKSHKIYRVPEASKTIRRPRSMHCPNVPIAGSMLLNRRLRVSNLERKLQQAGGLSRWLTSIGLGQFVRIFQAKSVNKFQLVNLNMQKLKDMGADAVGPRRKLIHAIDCVCQPFCFEAI from the coding sequence ATggtgaaatcaaagcaaaGGCAGTTAGCAACAAAGCatgcaaacaagaaaaatgctCAAGGTGGCAACTTGGACTCTTCAAACCCCAACATTGAGTTGGACCTGCTTGGAGAAGATGGTTGGGTTGTAGTTAAAAAGCAGAGAGTCACCATTCTTATACCACCATTACCTGTGGCTACGAAGTCAAAAATAACAAACCAGGGACCTGGTCAATTAGAAGCCATGCCTAGAAAAGAAGTGGAGGACCAATCAAGGCTCTCTGTTCAGACATGTTCCAAGTTGCCATCTGGGAATGGACAAGAGAAGTCCACTTCATCAGCTCATAGAAAGGGTATTGAAATTACTAGATCTCCTGCTCAACACATTTTAACTTTAGCCAGGTCTCCAGCTCAAGGTGTTAGACTGGAGCCAGAAATTTCAAGTCAACTGGTTACTTTAAAATCTCATAAAATATACAGAGTGCCTGAAGCCTCAAAAACTATCAGGAGGCCGAGATCAATGCATTGCCCTAATGTTCCCATTGCCGGGAGCATGTTACTAAACCGAAGGCTGAGGGTGTCAAATCTTGAGAGGAAGCTTCAACAAGCTGGTGGGTTGAGCAGGTGGCTGACATCTATAGGACTAGGTCAGTTTGTAAGGATTTTTCAGGCCAAAAGTGTCAATAAATTTCAGTTGGTGAATCTAAATATGCAAAAGCTTAAAGATATGGGTGCAGATGCAGTTGGTCCCAGGAGAAAGTTGATCCATGCTATTGACTGTGTCTGTCAGCCATTTTGCTTTGAGGCCATATAG
- the LOC18599216 gene encoding amino acid transporter ANT1, producing MEEKNSDRIPLINPPPSTATDGTASKLQTIGNIIVSIVGTGVLGLPFAFRIAGWLAGSIGVILAGLATYYCMLLLVQCRDRLASEKELPGTTTYGDLGYRCLGRPGRYLTEFLIFISQCGGSVAYLVFIGQNLASIVKGHGLTIASYIFLLVPIEIALSWIGSLSAFAPFSIFADICNVLAMGFVVKEDIQQAIGGDFLFRDRKAITDNIGGLPFAGGMAVFCFEGFGMTLALEASMKERRTFPKVLAMAFTWITLVYVLFGIFGYMAYGDETKDIITLNLPKNWTAIAVQIGLCLGLVFTFPIMVHPVNEILEGKLKKNLWLQKLHDNDAESSLTRLGKFGICVSRAVLVIGLAVLASFVPGFGVFASLVGSTVCALISFVLPASFHLILLGSSLSFWQKALDFCILLCGLLLAAYGTYNTIVGV from the exons ATGGAGGAGAAAAATTCTGATAGAATCCCCTTGATCAATCCACCACCATCAACCGCAACAGATGGAACTGCATCCAAACTTCAAACTATAGGGAACATCATAGTTTCAATAGTTGGAACTGGCGTTTTAGGCCTTCCTTTTGCTTTTCGAATCGCTGGTTGGCTTGCTGGATCAATTGGTGTTATCCTTGCTGGCTTGGCCACTTATTACTGCATGCTCCTCCTT GTGCAGTGCAGGGATAGATTAGCATCAGAAAAAGAATTACCAGGAACAACAACATACGGTGACTTAGGTTACAGGTGCTTGGGAAGGCCAGGCCGTTACCTGACAgaatttctcattttcatcTCCCAATGTGGAGGATCCGTAGCATACTTGGTATTCATTGGCCAAAACCTTGCATCAATTGTCAAAGGCCATGGCCTCACTATTGCATCTTACATATTCTTGTTAGTCCCAATTGAAATTGCACTGTCTTGGATTGGCTCCCTCTCAGCCTTTGCACCATTCAGCATATTTGCCGATATATGCAATGTGTTAGCAATGGGGTTTGTTGTTAAAGAAGATATACAACAGGCAATTGGGGGAGATTTTTTGTTTAGAGATAGGAAAGCCATCACTGATAACATAGGAGGGTTGCCATTCGCAGGAGGGATGGCAGTGTTCTGTTTTGAGGGGTTTGGAATGACACTGGCTCTGGAGGCATCTATGAAAGAGAGGAGGACATTTCCTAAGGTGTTAGCCATGGCTTTTACATGGATCACTCTTGTCTATGTTTTATTTGGGATTTTTGGCTACATGGCTTATGGTGATGAAACAAAAGATATTATAACACTAAATCTTCCCAAGAATTGGACAGCCATTGCAGTCCAG ATTGGCTTGTGCCTGGGGCTAGTATTTACATTCCCAATCATGGTACACCCAGTTAACGAAATCCTGGAGGGGaagttgaagaaaaatttatggCTTCAGAAGCTCCACGACAATGATGCTGAAAGTTCACTTACAAGATTAGGAAAGTTTGGAATATGCGTTAGTCGGGCAGTACTGGTAATTGGGTTGGCAGTTTTGGCATCATTCGTTCCGGGGTTTGGTGTGTTTGCCTCACTTGTTGGGAGTACTGTATGTGCACTAATCTCATTTGTTTTGCCAGCCTCTTTTCACCTAATATTGTTGGGTTCATCCTTGAGTTTCTGGCAGAAAGCCTTGGATTTTTGCATTTTGTTGTGCGGATTGCTTTTGGCAGCTTATGGTACTTATAACACCATAGTCGGAGTCTGA